Proteins from a single region of Polynucleobacter sp. KF022:
- a CDS encoding 5'-methylthioadenosine nucleosidase encodes MKTELLIITALETELKRDALPSGVEIVYSGIGKINAAMTSIKAIHQYSPKRILNFGTVGKINPELHGLLEIGKVIQRDMDAEPLAPRGNTPFCIRPQEYLSTGQFLCGSGDSFVTAKDPWLLSQGVDVVDMELFAIATVAHEHRIPWQSFKYITDDANESSGTDWGDRVHYGQDLFLEKLRSIIR; translated from the coding sequence ATGAAAACAGAACTACTCATTATTACCGCATTAGAGACCGAGCTCAAGCGCGATGCACTACCAAGTGGCGTGGAGATTGTGTATTCAGGAATTGGCAAAATTAATGCTGCAATGACGAGTATTAAAGCAATACATCAATATTCCCCCAAAAGAATCTTGAATTTTGGAACCGTGGGAAAAATTAATCCCGAGTTACATGGACTATTGGAGATCGGTAAAGTGATACAGCGCGACATGGACGCGGAACCATTGGCGCCACGTGGCAATACTCCTTTTTGTATCCGACCCCAAGAGTATCTTTCCACAGGACAATTTTTGTGTGGCTCTGGCGATAGCTTTGTGACCGCCAAAGATCCATGGTTATTGAGTCAAGGTGTAGATGTCGTGGATATGGAGTTGTTTGCAATAGCTACGGTTGCACATGAACATCGCATTCCCTGGCAATCCTTTAAATACATTACTGACGATGCGAATGAGTCATCTGGCACTGACTGGGGCGACAGAGTACATTATGGTCAGGATTTATTTTTAGAAAAGTTGCGGTCCATCATTCGTTGA
- a CDS encoding AMP-binding protein has product MSAVKPWLKHYPEGVPHELGPLNHTSLSDFMEECFTRFANRKAIEAMGSFFTYADIDRLSNNFAAYLASLNLEKGARVALMYPNVIEYVVAMLGTLRAGYTVVNVNPLYTSRELESQLKDSGAAVLVLMENFASTYEQILPQVDLKTVIVSSPGELLGLKGHLINWVARHIKKIVPPWDFKHIKMNDALRMGSGLTFVRPSVGLDDIAFLQYTGGTTGVSKGAVLLHRNILSNVMQIEAWLHPGLKKQRNDQLVFLCALPMTHIFALTACALLGIAKGGLLILVPNPRDITGFIKTLIKHPNINIFPGVNTLFHALIHRPEFKSVKLPNLLVTIGGGMAVHKKTADHWQALTGVPIAQGYGLSETSPVVCVNSPLEDRFTGHIGSPISGTDVVILDDDEVVLPQGSIGEICIKGPQVMAGYWNKPDETRNCMTADGYFKSGDIGLITPEGYVQIVDRKKDMIVVAGFKVFPNDVEDVIVQMPGIQECAVIGEPHRKLGEIVKVYAVRSDHHITEAAVLQYCKEHLTNYKRPRKVIFVNELPKSNVGKILRRELRNI; this is encoded by the coding sequence GTGAGCGCCGTAAAACCCTGGCTAAAACATTACCCTGAGGGGGTTCCCCATGAGTTAGGTCCTTTAAATCACACATCGCTGAGTGATTTTATGGAGGAATGTTTTACGCGTTTTGCTAATCGCAAGGCGATTGAGGCAATGGGCAGCTTCTTTACTTATGCCGATATTGATCGCTTATCTAATAATTTCGCCGCCTATTTAGCAAGTCTCAATCTAGAAAAAGGGGCACGCGTAGCATTAATGTATCCCAACGTGATTGAGTATGTGGTTGCAATGCTTGGTACGCTACGAGCTGGATATACAGTGGTAAATGTCAATCCGCTATATACATCACGAGAACTAGAGTCTCAATTAAAAGATAGTGGCGCTGCCGTTCTAGTACTCATGGAAAATTTTGCATCCACTTATGAGCAGATCTTGCCGCAAGTAGATCTGAAGACTGTCATTGTTAGTAGCCCTGGTGAATTACTGGGCCTCAAGGGGCATCTCATTAACTGGGTCGCGCGCCACATCAAAAAAATCGTACCGCCCTGGGATTTCAAGCACATCAAAATGAATGATGCGTTACGAATGGGTTCTGGACTCACGTTTGTGAGGCCATCTGTAGGATTGGATGACATAGCCTTTTTGCAATATACCGGTGGAACGACTGGGGTTTCAAAAGGCGCAGTGTTACTGCATCGAAATATTCTATCTAACGTGATGCAGATAGAGGCTTGGCTTCACCCAGGTCTCAAAAAGCAGCGCAATGATCAATTGGTTTTCTTGTGCGCTTTGCCAATGACCCATATCTTTGCTTTAACTGCCTGTGCTTTATTGGGAATTGCTAAGGGCGGCTTATTGATCTTGGTGCCGAATCCGAGAGACATCACTGGTTTTATCAAAACGCTGATTAAACATCCCAATATCAATATCTTTCCTGGTGTGAATACCTTGTTTCATGCATTGATTCACCGCCCTGAATTTAAATCAGTCAAGCTACCCAATTTATTGGTAACGATTGGTGGCGGCATGGCTGTGCATAAGAAGACGGCGGATCATTGGCAGGCGCTGACTGGAGTGCCTATTGCGCAGGGTTACGGTCTTTCAGAAACCTCGCCAGTGGTTTGCGTGAATAGCCCGCTGGAGGATCGCTTTACAGGCCATATCGGCTCACCTATTTCAGGTACGGATGTGGTGATTCTGGATGATGATGAAGTAGTCTTGCCGCAAGGATCGATAGGGGAGATCTGCATTAAAGGTCCGCAAGTCATGGCAGGCTATTGGAACAAGCCGGATGAAACCCGCAACTGTATGACTGCTGATGGTTACTTTAAATCTGGCGATATTGGTCTGATTACTCCAGAGGGGTATGTGCAGATTGTTGACCGCAAGAAAGACATGATTGTGGTGGCAGGATTTAAAGTATTTCCCAATGACGTAGAAGATGTCATTGTGCAAATGCCCGGCATTCAGGAGTGTGCCGTCATTGGTGAGCCGCACCGCAAGTTAGGTGAGATTGTGAAGGTTTATGCGGTCCGCTCAGATCACCACATTACTGAAGCAGCCGTGCTGCAGTATTGCAAAGAGCATCTCACGAACTATAAGCGACCCAGAAAAGTGATTTTTGTAAATGAATTACCGAAATCTAATGTAGGCAAAATATTGCGTCGCGAGCTCAGAAATATTTAA
- a CDS encoding IlvD/Edd family dehydratase encodes MSNKPKDPAESGLRKGLTSYGDKGFSLFLRKAFIKGAGYTNSALDRPVIGIINTGSAYNPCHGNMPQLLEAVKRGVMLAGGLPMEFPTISIHESFAAPTSMYLRNLMSMDTEEMVRAQPMDAVVMIGGCDKTVPAQMMGAASAGIPAIQLITGSMLTGSHRSERVGACTDCRRYWGKFRAGEIDEIEKDEVNDQLVASVGTCSVMGTASTMACISEALGMTVPGGATPPAVTADRIRIAEETGTCAVKMAKEGLTIDKVLTADAFENAMRVLLAIGGSTNGIVHLAAIAGRMGLEIDLDALDKMGDETPVLVDLKPSGDHYMENFHDAGGMTTLLRELKPLLKLDAMTVSGRTLGEEIDAAPPSFKQDVVRPFDKPIYPRGSIAVLHGNLAPGGAIIKQSAANEKLMEHEGRAVVFEDAADLANRIDSPELDVTAEDILVLKNIGPKGAPGMPEAGYIPIPMKLARAGVKDIVRISDGRMSGTAFGTIVLHVTPESAIGGPLAQVRNGDRIRLSVKNREISLLISDEELAKRMKENPITSPTAERGYKKLFLDTVTQADQGVDFDFLRAAKMVGKTPRK; translated from the coding sequence ATGAGCAATAAACCAAAAGACCCTGCCGAGAGTGGTTTACGCAAAGGCCTGACTAGCTATGGCGATAAAGGTTTCTCATTATTTTTGCGCAAAGCCTTCATTAAGGGAGCTGGGTATACCAATAGCGCCTTAGATCGCCCCGTAATAGGCATCATTAATACTGGCAGTGCATACAACCCTTGCCACGGTAATATGCCTCAATTACTTGAAGCGGTAAAACGCGGCGTCATGTTAGCCGGTGGTTTACCAATGGAATTTCCGACAATCTCTATTCATGAAAGTTTTGCGGCACCAACAAGCATGTATTTGCGTAACTTGATGTCGATGGACACCGAAGAAATGGTGCGCGCGCAGCCGATGGATGCTGTTGTCATGATTGGTGGTTGCGATAAAACTGTCCCAGCGCAAATGATGGGTGCCGCCTCTGCAGGTATCCCTGCCATTCAGCTGATTACAGGCTCCATGTTGACAGGTTCACATCGCAGTGAGCGGGTTGGCGCCTGCACCGATTGCCGTCGTTATTGGGGTAAGTTCCGCGCTGGTGAAATTGACGAAATAGAAAAAGATGAAGTAAACGATCAATTGGTAGCCAGTGTTGGCACCTGCTCAGTGATGGGAACTGCTAGTACCATGGCTTGCATCTCCGAAGCGCTCGGCATGACTGTGCCCGGTGGCGCCACTCCTCCTGCAGTGACTGCGGATCGTATTCGTATTGCAGAAGAAACTGGTACTTGCGCCGTGAAGATGGCCAAAGAAGGTTTAACAATCGATAAAGTCTTAACTGCTGATGCCTTTGAAAATGCGATGCGGGTCTTGCTCGCTATTGGCGGCTCGACTAACGGTATTGTTCACCTTGCGGCAATTGCAGGTCGCATGGGATTGGAAATCGACTTAGATGCCCTCGACAAGATGGGTGATGAGACCCCGGTTCTGGTGGACTTAAAACCATCCGGCGATCATTACATGGAGAACTTCCATGATGCTGGTGGCATGACCACCCTTCTACGCGAACTCAAGCCATTGTTAAAGCTAGACGCCATGACAGTTTCAGGCAGAACACTTGGCGAAGAAATTGATGCGGCCCCACCAAGCTTTAAACAAGATGTTGTTCGCCCCTTTGATAAGCCTATTTATCCACGCGGCAGCATTGCGGTATTACACGGCAACCTAGCACCAGGCGGCGCCATTATTAAACAATCTGCTGCCAATGAAAAGCTCATGGAGCATGAAGGACGAGCGGTAGTGTTTGAAGACGCTGCAGACTTGGCTAACCGTATTGATAGCCCTGAATTAGATGTCACCGCAGAAGATATCTTAGTACTCAAGAATATTGGGCCTAAAGGCGCTCCTGGCATGCCAGAGGCTGGCTATATCCCTATTCCTATGAAGCTGGCTCGTGCTGGCGTGAAAGATATTGTTCGCATCTCTGATGGACGCATGAGTGGCACTGCCTTTGGCACGATTGTCTTGCACGTTACACCTGAATCCGCTATCGGTGGCCCGTTGGCTCAAGTGCGTAACGGAGATCGCATTCGCTTGAGCGTCAAGAATCGAGAAATCAGCCTTTTAATTTCTGATGAAGAATTAGCGAAGCGCATGAAAGAAAATCCAATTACCTCACCTACTGCTGAGCGTGGGTATAAGAAGCTATTCTTAGATACCGTTACGCAGGCAGATCAAGGCGTTGACTTTGATTTCTTAAGGGCGGCGAAGATGGTAGGCAAAACACCTCGCAAGTAA